A stretch of Halostagnicola kamekurae DNA encodes these proteins:
- a CDS encoding 2Fe-2S iron-sulfur cluster-binding protein: MTEYTVEFVGTGETITCSDKETILSRCLEEGIAQEYSCRVGMCLACSAEIVEGEVTQPAARGLTEAEAEAYALTCMARPTSDLKLDRGKYPPSIEAEIDSEGANGAATADD; this comes from the coding sequence ATGACAGAGTACACCGTCGAGTTCGTCGGCACCGGCGAGACGATCACCTGCTCGGACAAGGAGACGATTCTCAGCCGCTGTCTCGAGGAGGGGATCGCCCAAGAGTACTCCTGCCGCGTCGGCATGTGTCTGGCCTGTTCTGCGGAGATCGTCGAGGGAGAGGTCACCCAACCCGCGGCCCGCGGGCTCACGGAGGCCGAAGCCGAGGCGTACGCGCTCACCTGCATGGCTCGGCCGACCTCCGACCTCAAACTCGACCGCGGGAAGTACCCGCCGAGCATCGAGGCAGAAATCGACTCCGAGGGCGCGAACGGGGCCGCGACCGCCGACGACTGA
- a CDS encoding geranylgeranyl reductase family protein, which yields MSTQEQSAATATTETRSPDVVVVGAGTAGCYAAATVAQAGYEVVILERKTEEEAGHIACGDALKGADAFPDAIPKSKLEPAFTNTGVDHGRFEIPQEDTVLEIPVPGELAVIDRWEYGRRIIEGAGDAGVDFHYDTVVQNVLQADDGRVTGVEAMSKGDPRTYEADVVIDGAGSLSILQDHVDFSESTYDTNVNYSQFCSAYREIVHVDEPVEWDDALVFKPTERAAGYLWYFPRTDTEINAGLGFQMTEEPMELVDDLKRDLENRAEFEGAEVEDKLGAALPTRRPYDSAVHPGFMSVGDAAGHVNPTTGGGIAGAAYAGSYAAEQAIEALETGDYSEETFWRYNERVMDHFGARYAALDVYNILSTAVDIDDLMGLLAAMPGDKLAEALYSGSANIGLKLKLESLIKSRGHWGTIWNLYQTKQRADELLAHYEDYPSSPDGFEAWQAERDELMERVYETTGADPKY from the coding sequence ATGAGTACGCAGGAACAGTCGGCTGCAACCGCGACGACGGAGACGCGCTCGCCCGACGTGGTCGTCGTCGGTGCGGGGACCGCGGGCTGCTACGCGGCGGCAACGGTCGCACAGGCGGGCTACGAGGTCGTCATCCTCGAGCGGAAAACCGAGGAAGAGGCGGGCCACATCGCGTGTGGCGACGCGCTGAAGGGCGCAGATGCCTTCCCCGATGCGATCCCGAAATCCAAGCTCGAGCCGGCGTTTACGAATACCGGCGTCGACCACGGGCGCTTCGAAATCCCACAGGAAGACACCGTCCTCGAGATTCCGGTACCCGGCGAGCTGGCGGTCATCGACCGCTGGGAGTACGGCCGCCGAATCATCGAGGGCGCGGGCGACGCCGGCGTCGACTTCCACTACGATACGGTCGTCCAGAACGTGTTACAGGCCGACGACGGGCGGGTAACCGGCGTCGAGGCGATGTCCAAAGGCGACCCGCGCACCTACGAGGCCGACGTCGTCATCGACGGCGCGGGGTCGCTTTCGATCCTACAGGATCACGTCGACTTCTCGGAGTCGACGTACGACACGAACGTCAACTACTCGCAGTTCTGTTCGGCCTACCGGGAGATCGTCCACGTCGACGAGCCTGTCGAGTGGGACGACGCGCTCGTGTTCAAGCCGACCGAACGCGCGGCGGGCTACCTCTGGTACTTCCCGCGTACCGACACGGAGATCAACGCCGGCCTCGGCTTCCAGATGACCGAGGAGCCGATGGAACTGGTCGACGACCTGAAGCGAGACCTCGAGAACCGGGCCGAGTTCGAGGGTGCCGAAGTCGAGGACAAACTGGGAGCCGCGCTCCCGACCCGTCGGCCGTACGATTCGGCCGTCCACCCCGGATTCATGTCCGTCGGCGACGCCGCGGGTCACGTCAACCCGACCACCGGCGGCGGCATCGCCGGCGCGGCATACGCCGGCAGCTACGCCGCCGAGCAGGCGATCGAGGCCCTCGAGACCGGCGACTACAGCGAGGAGACGTTCTGGCGGTACAACGAACGCGTCATGGACCACTTCGGCGCGCGATACGCCGCCCTCGACGTGTACAACATCCTCTCCACCGCCGTCGACATCGACGACCTGATGGGACTGCTCGCGGCGATGCCCGGCGACAAACTCGCAGAGGCGCTGTACTCCGGCAGCGCGAACATCGGTCTCAAGCTCAAACTCGAGTCGCTGATCAAGAGCCGCGGCCATTGGGGAACGATCTGGAACCTCTACCAGACCAAACAGCGCGCCGACGAACTGCTGGCCCACTACGAGGACTACCCCTCGAGTCCCGACGGGTTCGAGGCCTGGCAGGCCGAACGCGACGAGTTGATGGAGCGCGTGTACGAAACGACCGGCGCGGATCCGAAGTACTGA
- a CDS encoding DUF4397 domain-containing protein, which translates to MLSGAGAASVVAIAGCLGGGEGSESDGSGDGSTTDDGGNTTDDSGDEDEENGSMEASVRVAHLSPDAPNVDVSVDGETVLEDVPYRTVSEYLTLESGTYEVTIAAADDPDTVVFDEELEIGASAYTVAALGELAAENQPFEVTVLEDDRSSPGEDACVRLVHASPDAPAVDVTVGDGETVLFEDVGFGETATADVAPGEYALEVRPATSNNDGEVVGTFDVEPAAGNVYSAFAVGYLEPSDAPVDEAFDLEVVVDAEGEYVDGH; encoded by the coding sequence ATGCTCTCGGGAGCAGGAGCCGCTAGCGTCGTCGCAATCGCAGGCTGTCTGGGCGGTGGCGAAGGATCCGAAAGCGATGGCTCCGGAGACGGATCGACCACCGACGACGGTGGAAACACGACTGACGACTCCGGTGACGAGGATGAGGAGAACGGATCGATGGAGGCGTCGGTCCGCGTCGCTCACCTCTCGCCGGACGCGCCGAACGTCGACGTCTCGGTCGACGGCGAGACGGTCCTCGAGGACGTTCCCTACCGGACCGTAAGCGAGTACCTCACGCTCGAGTCGGGGACCTACGAAGTGACGATCGCCGCCGCTGACGACCCCGACACTGTCGTCTTCGACGAGGAGCTCGAGATCGGCGCGAGCGCCTACACGGTGGCCGCGCTCGGCGAGCTCGCGGCGGAGAACCAGCCGTTCGAGGTTACGGTACTCGAAGACGATCGTTCGAGTCCCGGCGAAGACGCCTGCGTCCGCCTCGTACACGCGTCGCCGGACGCGCCGGCAGTCGACGTCACGGTCGGCGACGGCGAAACCGTCCTCTTCGAGGACGTCGGCTTCGGCGAGACCGCGACGGCCGATGTCGCGCCGGGCGAATACGCTCTCGAGGTTCGGCCCGCAACGTCGAACAACGACGGCGAGGTCGTCGGGACGTTCGACGTCGAACCGGCCGCCGGAAACGTCTACTCGGCGTTCGCGGTCGGCTACCTCGAGCCGTCAGATGCCCCGGTGGACGAAGCCTTCGACCTCGAGGTCGTGGTCGACGCCGAGGGAGAATACGTGGACGGCCACTGA
- a CDS encoding amidohydrolase: MTSGSHVSLRRDLHRKPEPAWCEFYTTARLVETLSELDLTALHVGPDALAADHRMGLPDEDELSAWYDRAAASDVDEEILESLEGGHTGAVAVLEQGPGPTVGLRVDIDALPRPESDDPAHVPAAEGFRSEHEGAMHACGHDAHATIGIGVLEAIRESDFSGTLKVFFQPAEEVVGGGKSMAKSEHIDDVDYLLAMHVGLDHPTGEVVAGVEGFLAVVHLEATFTGESAHAGGHPEQGRNANQALATAVQNLYGIPRHAGGATRINAGVIEGGSAANVIPEESRLVAEVRGETTELMRYMDEKARNVLRSAAEMHDCELEVETGAEAPSAHSDDELVSIVADAAGGVKGVDSILERDELGGSEDATFLMREVQRNGGLACYVGVGTDHPGGHHTATFDVDEESIGHGIDVLTGAIERIGHERP, translated from the coding sequence ATGACCAGCGGATCGCACGTTTCGCTCCGTCGTGACCTGCATCGAAAACCAGAACCGGCGTGGTGCGAGTTCTACACCACTGCTCGTCTGGTCGAGACCCTCTCAGAGCTCGACCTGACGGCCCTCCACGTCGGTCCGGACGCGCTCGCCGCCGACCACCGAATGGGCCTTCCCGACGAGGACGAACTGTCGGCGTGGTACGACCGGGCCGCGGCCTCCGACGTCGACGAGGAGATCCTCGAGTCGCTCGAGGGCGGGCACACGGGCGCCGTCGCCGTGCTCGAGCAAGGTCCGGGGCCGACGGTCGGGCTTCGGGTCGACATCGACGCGTTGCCCCGGCCGGAATCCGACGATCCGGCACACGTTCCCGCCGCCGAAGGGTTTCGGTCCGAACACGAGGGGGCGATGCACGCCTGCGGGCACGACGCCCACGCCACGATCGGAATCGGGGTGCTCGAGGCGATTCGAGAGAGCGACTTCTCGGGCACGCTCAAGGTATTCTTCCAGCCCGCAGAGGAGGTCGTCGGCGGCGGCAAGTCGATGGCGAAGAGCGAGCACATCGACGACGTCGACTACCTGCTCGCGATGCACGTCGGCCTCGATCACCCGACCGGCGAGGTCGTCGCGGGCGTCGAGGGGTTCCTCGCCGTCGTCCACCTCGAGGCGACGTTCACTGGCGAATCGGCCCACGCGGGCGGCCACCCCGAACAAGGTCGAAACGCGAATCAGGCGCTCGCGACCGCCGTCCAGAACCTGTACGGAATCCCGCGCCACGCCGGCGGTGCGACGCGAATCAACGCGGGCGTCATCGAGGGCGGGAGCGCTGCGAACGTGATCCCAGAGGAGTCGAGACTGGTCGCAGAGGTCAGAGGCGAGACCACCGAACTGATGCGATACATGGACGAGAAGGCCCGAAACGTCCTCAGATCCGCGGCCGAGATGCACGACTGCGAACTCGAGGTCGAGACGGGGGCCGAAGCGCCGAGCGCACACAGCGACGACGAACTCGTATCGATCGTCGCCGACGCCGCAGGCGGCGTCAAGGGCGTCGACTCGATCCTCGAGCGAGACGAACTCGGCGGGAGCGAAGACGCGACCTTCCTGATGCGGGAAGTCCAGCGAAACGGCGGGCTGGCCTGCTACGTCGGCGTCGGTACCGACCACCCCGGCGGTCACCACACGGCTACCTTCGACGTCGACGAGGAGAGCATCGGCCACGGCATCGACGTGTTGACCGGCGCGATCGAACGAATCGGACACGAGCGGCCGTAG
- a CDS encoding uS10/mL48 family ribosomal protein, whose product MTFVTRLTLQSGDRAALDGLVSDIKETAERKGAALKGPHTHPPKRLSVPQHSRLHSDDDRRFDPWNYTVFTRELEIHGHDDLARNIASQDFPDSIYIEAEVEQIHDMGT is encoded by the coding sequence ATGACCTTCGTAACTCGCCTCACGCTCCAAAGCGGTGACCGCGCCGCTCTCGACGGCCTCGTCTCGGATATCAAAGAAACCGCCGAACGAAAAGGGGCGGCGCTGAAAGGTCCTCACACCCACCCGCCGAAACGGCTCTCGGTCCCCCAACACTCCCGACTGCACTCGGACGACGACCGCCGCTTCGATCCCTGGAACTACACGGTCTTTACGCGTGAACTCGAGATCCACGGTCACGACGACCTCGCAAGAAATATCGCCTCTCAGGACTTCCCCGACTCGATTTACATCGAGGCGGAAGTCGAGCAGATCCACGATATGGGAACGTAG
- a CDS encoding bis(5'-nucleosyl)-tetraphosphatase, with amino-acid sequence MAVEATSAGAILFRDTRGRREYLLLKSRPGDWEFPKGGVEGDEELQQTAIREVKEEAGIEQFRLLDGFREDYSYVFEANGTTIHKTVHLFIAKSFEASAELSSEHRDLQWRDYEQAVNTVTQDGPREIFEQAHDYLDVLEAEDEI; translated from the coding sequence ATGGCAGTCGAAGCTACGAGCGCAGGCGCGATCCTCTTCCGCGACACGCGGGGCCGGCGCGAGTATCTTCTACTCAAGAGCCGCCCGGGCGACTGGGAATTTCCCAAGGGCGGTGTCGAAGGAGACGAAGAACTTCAGCAGACGGCTATCCGCGAAGTAAAGGAAGAGGCAGGTATAGAGCAGTTCAGACTACTCGACGGCTTTCGCGAGGACTACAGCTACGTCTTCGAGGCGAACGGGACGACGATCCACAAGACCGTTCATCTCTTCATCGCGAAATCGTTCGAAGCGAGCGCGGAACTCTCGAGCGAACACCGCGACCTTCAGTGGCGCGATTACGAGCAGGCGGTAAACACCGTCACGCAGGACGGCCCGCGAGAGATCTTCGAACAGGCCCACGACTACCTCGACGTGCTCGAGGCCGAAGACGAAATCTAA
- a CDS encoding zinc ribbon domain-containing protein, giving the protein MPFDERDGPAVTTGPDEQYCSSCGDVIKREAEICPHCGVRQKYPQEKNPGIAAVLSVFFTGVGQIYNGQVGKGLVLMLIQLVNLLLVFALIGIFTGFVVWVYAIYDAYSVAEKINRGEIEP; this is encoded by the coding sequence ATGCCATTCGACGAGCGAGACGGTCCCGCTGTGACGACCGGTCCCGACGAGCAGTACTGCTCGAGTTGCGGCGATGTCATCAAGAGAGAGGCCGAAATCTGTCCACACTGTGGTGTGAGACAGAAGTATCCACAGGAGAAGAATCCGGGGATCGCGGCCGTCCTCTCGGTGTTTTTCACCGGCGTCGGACAGATCTACAACGGGCAAGTCGGGAAAGGATTAGTGCTCATGCTGATCCAATTGGTCAACCTTCTGCTAGTCTTCGCACTCATCGGTATCTTCACTGGCTTCGTCGTCTGGGTCTACGCCATCTACGACGCCTACTCGGTCGCCGAGAAGATCAACCGAGGAGAGATCGAGCCGTAA
- a CDS encoding DUF5787 family protein, translated as MSLHGGSEFGFELACCRWAERRWPLEESDRPVVVARQLGTKRRRWDTIVLECDREGLRQRALFGPERLNGDLLHVVRNAPAEWGYYRDVLPHPGYPWRYVRESIHEAADRGILETRRDGNRIEIRRKWAYPDWVERVVAIENKPDLDASAARTLGPQLEYDVAMGLADEVWVATRQTGDRVVPALFEDLPVEAGILSLDLDELEVEVAWHPRTLSVENRGTRILERPTGSGRDASAARFEYVDPAEKADRRLAIAERAYERGWRSFAETMRPDCKAFELRSQNQLLPYCRAKDCLPTAAECSGSCPAFEPEPPTWRTRGWPIEGGPGKRLTRLLEKRRRRRRPGL; from the coding sequence GTGAGTCTCCACGGCGGTTCCGAATTCGGGTTCGAACTCGCTTGCTGTCGCTGGGCCGAACGCCGCTGGCCCCTCGAGGAGAGCGATCGCCCGGTCGTCGTCGCCCGCCAGCTCGGGACGAAGCGCCGACGGTGGGACACGATCGTCCTCGAGTGCGACCGCGAGGGGCTCAGACAACGCGCTCTCTTCGGTCCGGAGCGGCTGAACGGCGACCTGCTGCACGTCGTCCGAAACGCGCCCGCGGAGTGGGGCTACTACCGCGACGTGCTCCCCCACCCCGGCTACCCCTGGCGGTACGTCCGCGAGTCGATCCACGAAGCGGCCGACCGGGGGATCCTCGAGACCCGCCGCGACGGCAATCGCATCGAGATCCGCCGAAAGTGGGCCTACCCGGACTGGGTAGAGCGCGTCGTCGCGATCGAGAACAAACCGGATCTCGACGCCAGCGCCGCACGCACGCTCGGCCCCCAACTCGAGTACGACGTGGCGATGGGGCTCGCGGACGAGGTCTGGGTTGCGACCCGACAGACCGGCGACCGCGTCGTGCCCGCCCTGTTCGAGGATCTGCCGGTCGAAGCGGGGATCCTCTCGCTCGATCTCGACGAGCTCGAGGTCGAGGTCGCGTGGCACCCGCGGACGCTCTCGGTCGAGAATCGGGGGACGCGAATCCTCGAGCGGCCGACCGGGAGCGGACGGGACGCGTCGGCCGCTCGATTCGAGTACGTCGACCCCGCCGAGAAGGCCGATCGCCGCCTCGCGATCGCAGAGCGCGCCTACGAGCGCGGCTGGCGCTCGTTCGCCGAGACGATGCGACCCGACTGCAAGGCGTTCGAACTGCGCTCGCAAAACCAGTTGCTCCCCTACTGCCGAGCCAAAGACTGTCTGCCGACCGCCGCGGAGTGTTCGGGGTCCTGCCCCGCCTTCGAGCCGGAGCCGCCGACCTGGCGAACCCGCGGGTGGCCGATCGAAGGCGGCCCCGGAAAGCGACTCACACGCCTGCTCGAGAAACGGCGACGGCGACGCAGGCCGGGGTTATGA
- a CDS encoding DUF5797 family protein encodes MTLSEEARDRLADVVELQPTKNAELQERWGVDSGSEVHQILENELGEYYFRDDNSLIRATAEAAELVDVEPGVVNDPDDEGGPSAIRVPELHAQIVEVLAGPDEESESVVSVLHKLRDAYDVDPKSEDVRSALQSLRRKDVVEVEYRTVPTFRLALEREDLEVSISDSN; translated from the coding sequence ATGACGCTCTCGGAGGAGGCGCGAGACCGACTGGCCGACGTGGTGGAGCTACAGCCGACGAAGAACGCGGAGCTACAGGAGCGGTGGGGAGTCGACAGCGGGAGCGAGGTACACCAGATCCTCGAGAACGAACTGGGCGAGTACTACTTTCGCGACGACAACAGCCTGATCCGCGCGACCGCGGAAGCCGCTGAGCTGGTCGACGTCGAACCCGGCGTGGTCAACGACCCCGACGACGAGGGCGGGCCGTCGGCAATTCGGGTGCCAGAGCTCCACGCACAGATCGTCGAGGTGCTCGCCGGCCCCGACGAGGAGTCCGAAAGCGTCGTTTCGGTCCTCCACAAGCTTCGAGACGCCTACGACGTCGATCCGAAGAGCGAGGACGTTCGCTCCGCCCTCCAGAGCCTCCGTCGAAAAGACGTCGTCGAGGTCGAGTACCGGACGGTCCCGACGTTTCGACTCGCCCTCGAGCGCGAGGACCTCGAAGTCTCCATTTCCGACTCGAACTGA
- a CDS encoding MFS transporter — translation MEISLRRLRAAFAVDRRVLTLAFARMADGIGNSFLIVVIPLYVTSDVVTGATFGLSESVIIGGILSLFGFLNSSFQPFTGRLSDRTGRRKAFILIGLAGLAMTNVAYVFADTYQLLVLIRGLQGVSVAFIVPASIALVNELATTADRGGNMGVYNTFRLVGFGAGPVAAGAVVNAGPYAVPSIAGFLPAGFTIDGFDAAFFVAAITAAISYVLVTILISDPESTRENAGAELSIDVWDDSGSNVFDPIFTLGVATLFLATTIGLFATIQPQINDHLGQGSTWFGLQFAAFIVAQVLLQTPVGRACDRYGRRPFIVLGMVFLIPTTLVQGFIGTSEMMFLARLLQGVAGAMVFAPSLALAGDLAGAGESGSKLSVLTMAFGFGIAVGPLASGLLIGYGFRWPFVFGAVIATLGALLVFTQVEETLETAASLPGTGS, via the coding sequence ATGGAGATCTCCCTTCGTCGACTTCGAGCAGCGTTCGCCGTCGACCGACGGGTGCTGACGCTCGCGTTCGCTCGGATGGCCGACGGCATCGGGAACTCGTTTCTGATCGTCGTGATACCGCTCTATGTGACCAGTGACGTGGTCACCGGGGCGACGTTCGGGCTGTCGGAGTCGGTCATAATCGGCGGAATCCTCTCGCTGTTTGGCTTTCTCAACAGCAGCTTCCAGCCGTTTACGGGGCGACTCTCCGACCGCACCGGGAGGCGAAAGGCGTTCATCCTGATCGGTCTGGCCGGATTGGCGATGACCAACGTCGCGTACGTCTTCGCCGACACTTACCAGCTGTTGGTCCTCATCCGCGGCTTGCAGGGAGTCAGCGTCGCGTTCATCGTCCCGGCATCGATCGCGCTCGTGAACGAACTCGCGACGACGGCCGATCGCGGCGGCAACATGGGCGTTTACAACACTTTCCGACTTGTCGGGTTCGGTGCCGGGCCGGTCGCGGCCGGTGCGGTCGTCAACGCCGGCCCGTACGCGGTCCCGTCGATCGCCGGATTTCTGCCCGCCGGGTTCACGATCGATGGCTTCGACGCGGCGTTTTTCGTCGCCGCGATCACCGCGGCGATCAGCTATGTCCTCGTGACGATCCTGATCTCCGACCCGGAATCGACTCGAGAGAACGCGGGCGCGGAGCTATCGATCGACGTGTGGGACGATTCAGGGTCGAACGTCTTCGATCCGATCTTCACTCTCGGGGTCGCGACGCTCTTTCTTGCGACCACGATCGGGCTCTTCGCGACGATTCAGCCCCAGATCAACGACCACCTCGGGCAGGGATCGACCTGGTTCGGCCTCCAGTTCGCCGCGTTCATCGTCGCGCAAGTGCTGTTGCAGACGCCGGTCGGCCGCGCCTGCGACCGATACGGTCGTCGCCCGTTCATCGTTCTTGGAATGGTGTTTCTTATCCCGACGACGCTCGTCCAGGGGTTCATCGGCACCTCCGAGATGATGTTCCTCGCGCGGCTGTTACAGGGCGTCGCGGGTGCGATGGTGTTTGCGCCGTCGCTGGCGCTCGCCGGCGACCTCGCCGGAGCGGGCGAGTCAGGCTCGAAACTGTCGGTGCTCACGATGGCCTTCGGCTTCGGCATCGCAGTCGGCCCGCTCGCGTCGGGGCTCCTGATCGGGTACGGATTCCGGTGGCCGTTCGTTTTCGGCGCGGTGATCGCAACGCTGGGCGCGCTCCTGGTGTTCACACAGGTCGAGGAGACCCTCGAGACCGCGGCCAGTCTCCCCGGAACCGGGAGTTGA
- a CDS encoding transcription factor S produces MEFCDECGSMMKAEDGTWVCGSCDFTKPKGDTADYTVTEDQEASEVIESSGETSLPETDAHCPECGHDRAYWYMKQIRSADESETRFFICSECEHKWREDDN; encoded by the coding sequence ATGGAGTTTTGCGACGAATGCGGTTCGATGATGAAAGCCGAAGACGGGACGTGGGTCTGTGGCAGCTGTGACTTCACGAAGCCGAAAGGCGACACCGCGGACTACACCGTCACCGAAGACCAGGAGGCGAGCGAAGTCATCGAATCCTCCGGCGAGACGTCCTTGCCCGAAACCGACGCACACTGTCCCGAGTGCGGCCACGACCGGGCGTACTGGTACATGAAACAGATCCGCTCCGCGGACGAGTCCGAGACGCGCTTTTTCATCTGTTCGGAGTGCGAACACAAGTGGCGAGAAGACGATAACTGA
- a CDS encoding methyltransferase domain-containing protein, translating to MTVPVLLVREDREYLVEPGEEFGTDLGVLEVPEDVEPGATLETHLGTAFRVRRLRGPDLFHHFERTGAPMVPRDIGLVIGETGVSVGDRVLDAGTGTGVLAALLARAGARVVTYERDPEFAEVARENMVLGGVEEQVDVRAGDVTADLESLREEFFDVLTLDTGDAPDVVTAAPDLLVDGGFLAVYSPFVESTRDVVAAAREAGLSSVRTRETIQREMDFDERGSRPSTAPVGHTGYLTIARNE from the coding sequence GTGACCGTCCCCGTCTTGCTCGTTCGCGAGGACCGCGAGTACCTCGTCGAACCCGGCGAGGAGTTCGGAACCGACCTGGGCGTGCTCGAGGTCCCCGAGGACGTCGAACCCGGAGCGACGCTCGAGACCCATCTCGGAACGGCGTTTCGCGTTCGGCGGCTCCGCGGTCCGGACCTGTTTCATCACTTCGAACGGACCGGTGCGCCGATGGTCCCGCGAGATATCGGGCTGGTAATCGGTGAAACGGGCGTCTCGGTCGGCGATCGAGTGCTCGACGCCGGAACCGGAACCGGCGTGCTCGCGGCGCTGCTCGCCCGCGCCGGTGCGCGCGTCGTGACCTACGAACGCGATCCGGAGTTCGCCGAGGTCGCACGCGAGAACATGGTCCTCGGCGGCGTCGAGGAGCAAGTCGACGTTCGTGCGGGAGACGTGACCGCCGACCTCGAGTCGCTCCGCGAGGAGTTCTTCGACGTGCTGACACTCGATACCGGCGACGCGCCAGACGTCGTCACGGCCGCGCCGGACCTGCTCGTCGACGGCGGGTTTCTCGCCGTCTACAGCCCGTTCGTCGAGTCGACCCGGGACGTCGTCGCCGCCGCTCGAGAGGCCGGCCTCTCGAGCGTTCGAACCCGAGAGACGATCCAACGGGAGATGGACTTCGACGAGCGCGGCTCCCGACCGTCGACGGCACCGGTCGGACACACCGGTTATCTCACGATCGCCCGCAACGAGTAG
- a CDS encoding nascent polypeptide-associated complex protein, whose amino-acid sequence MFGGGGGGLNPRKMEQMMEQMGIDVDDIDAEEVIIRTAEHDLVFTDPEVTKMDARGQETYQVIGTPDERAAGSAGELEAGDGDDDSGSSVDEDDVDLVVTRTGASEEEARRALEDNDGDLAATVAELE is encoded by the coding sequence ATGTTTGGAGGAGGCGGCGGCGGACTCAATCCGCGCAAGATGGAACAGATGATGGAACAGATGGGGATCGATGTCGACGATATCGACGCCGAGGAGGTCATCATCCGCACGGCGGAGCACGATCTCGTCTTTACCGACCCCGAAGTGACCAAGATGGACGCTCGAGGTCAGGAAACCTACCAGGTCATCGGCACGCCGGACGAGCGGGCGGCCGGCTCGGCGGGCGAACTCGAGGCGGGCGACGGCGACGACGATTCGGGCAGTAGCGTCGACGAAGACGACGTCGACCTCGTCGTGACGCGGACCGGGGCGAGCGAGGAAGAGGCCCGACGGGCCCTCGAGGACAACGACGGCGATCTCGCGGCGACGGTCGCGGAACTCGAGTGA
- a CDS encoding PUA domain-containing protein has product MSERTDGRTGIENLRTVADYQFGADAGEALFPADASQTIKRTASGRPQQVLSDAGRIVSFGTDGRFTLGVEGGRRLVSALESPAYRVVVDDESEPFVRDGKNVFAKFVLEVGEGIRPGDEVVVVHERGEVIAVGRAELAAAGIRDFETGMAVKVRSGVPAGESR; this is encoded by the coding sequence ATGAGCGAGCGAACCGACGGGCGAACCGGGATCGAGAACCTCCGGACGGTAGCCGACTACCAGTTCGGCGCGGACGCCGGCGAGGCGCTGTTTCCGGCGGACGCGTCCCAGACGATCAAGCGAACCGCTTCGGGGCGGCCCCAACAGGTGCTTTCTGACGCGGGCCGAATCGTCTCGTTCGGGACCGACGGCCGATTCACCCTCGGCGTCGAGGGCGGGCGGCGGCTCGTTTCCGCGCTCGAGTCGCCGGCCTACCGCGTCGTCGTCGACGACGAGAGCGAACCGTTCGTCCGCGACGGGAAGAACGTGTTCGCGAAGTTCGTCCTCGAGGTCGGTGAGGGAATCAGACCGGGCGACGAGGTCGTCGTAGTCCACGAGCGAGGTGAGGTGATCGCCGTCGGTCGCGCGGAACTCGCCGCTGCGGGAATCCGAGACTTCGAGACGGGAATGGCCGTAAAAGTTCGATCGGGCGTCCCGGCAGGCGAGTCACGCTGA
- the tnpA gene encoding IS200/IS605 family transposase, producing MVKSTRHAKYELYYHIVFVPKYRRSHLTGKTKERLEAIFAEICEDKDLELTESEVMPDHVHLFIGSPPKNAPSLIVNWVKGISARKYNQRYDDRVKWTRSYYVGTAGSASKGAIEQYIAEQESDDE from the coding sequence GTGGTAAAGAGTACCCGTCATGCGAAATATGAACTCTACTACCACATAGTCTTCGTACCAAAATACCGGCGTTCGCACCTGACGGGGAAGACGAAGGAACGTCTCGAAGCCATCTTCGCAGAAATCTGTGAAGACAAAGACCTCGAACTGACCGAGTCTGAGGTCATGCCCGACCACGTACACCTGTTCATCGGGAGTCCACCCAAGAACGCCCCGTCACTCATCGTCAACTGGGTCAAGGGGATTTCCGCGCGGAAATACAATCAGCGGTACGACGACCGCGTGAAGTGGACTCGTTCGTACTACGTCGGTACGGCAGGAAGTGCCTCGAAGGGTGCTATCGAACAGTACATCGCTGAACAGGAGAGTGACGACGAATGA